One genomic segment of Macaca fascicularis isolate 582-1 chromosome 19, T2T-MFA8v1.1 includes these proteins:
- the CREB3L3 gene encoding cyclic AMP-responsive element-binding protein 3-like protein 3 isoform X3, which yields MNMDLAAGKMACSACPMDPIDSFELLDLLFDRQDGILRHVELGDDWGHVKDQQVQPNPDPDDFLSSILGSGDSLPSSPLWSPEGSDSGISEDLPSDPQDTPPRSGPATSPAGCHPAQPGKGPCLSYHPGNSCPTTPPGPVVQVPEASVTIDLEMWSPGGRTYAEKQADPVHVPPRCNLTVKDLLLSGSGGDLQQHHLGVSHLLRPGAEHCQELVLTEDEKKLLAKEGITLPTQLPLTKDVSLHCSESGVTEESLASREAKPVPLGAAEETPGHCGAIHQQVSPDRHLRRGPVAVICPHHPPLHQPFWPQQSRESRGLCACASVLQNFAQRCCLPRDL from the exons ATGAATATGGATTTAGCTGCTGGAAAG ATGGCTTGTTCTGCCTGCCCCATGGACCCCATCGACAGCTTTGAGCTCCTGGATCTCCTGTTTGACCGGCAGGACGGCATCCTGAGACACGTGGAGCTGGGCGACGACTGGGGCCACGTCAAGGACCAG CAGGTCCAGCCAAACCCTGACCCTGACGACTTCCTCAGCTCCATCCTGGGCTCCGGAGACTCACTGCCCAGCTCCCCACTCTGGTCCCCCGAAGGCAGTGACAGTGGCATCTCTGAAGACCTCCCCTCCGACCCCCAGGACACCCCTCCACGCAGCGGACCGGCCACCTCCCCAGCCGGCTGCCATCCTGCCCAGCCTGGCAAGGGGCCCTGCCTCTCCTATCATCCTGGCAACTCTtgccccaccacacccccagGGCCAGTGGTCCAAGTGCCCGAAGCCTCTGTGACCATAGACCTGG AAATGTGGAGTCCAGGAGGAAGGACCTATGCTGAGAAACAGGCTGACCCGGTGCACGTGCCCCCACGATGCAATCTCACCGTGAAAGACCTCCTCCTTTCGGGCAGCGGCGGGGACCTG CAACAGCATCACCTGGGGGTCTCCCACCTCCTGAGACCTGGGGCTGAGCACTGTCAGGAGCTGGTGCTCACTGAGGATGAGAAGAAACTGCTGGCTAAAGAAGGCATCACCCTGCCCACTCAGCTGCCCCTCACTAAA GATGTCAGCTTGCACTGCTCAGAATCAGGAGTTACAGAGGAAAGTCTTGCATCTCGAGAAGCAAAACCT GTCCCTCTTGGAGCAGCTGAAGAAACTCCAGGCCATTGTGGTGCAATCCACCAGCAAGTCAGCCCAGACAGGCACCTGCGTCGCG GTCCTGTTGCTGTCATTTGCCCTCATCATCCTCCCCTCCATCAGCCCTTTTGGCCCCAACAAAGCCGAGAGTCCCGGGGACTTTGCGCCTGTGCGAG TGTTCTCCAGAACTTTGCACAACGATGCTGCCTCCCGCGTGACCTCTGA
- the CREB3L3 gene encoding cyclic AMP-responsive element-binding protein 3-like protein 3 isoform X1, whose translation MNMDLAAGKMACSACPMDPIDSFELLDLLFDRQDGILRHVELGDDWGHVKDQQVQPNPDPDDFLSSILGSGDSLPSSPLWSPEGSDSGISEDLPSDPQDTPPRSGPATSPAGCHPAQPGKGPCLSYHPGNSCPTTPPGPVVQVPEASVTIDLEMWSPGGRTYAEKQADPVHVPPRCNLTVKDLLLSGSGGDLQQHHLGVSHLLRPGAEHCQELVLTEDEKKLLAKEGITLPTQLPLTKYEERVLKKIRRKIRNKQSAQESRKKKKEYIDGLETRMSACTAQNQELQRKVLHLEKQNLSLLEQLKKLQAIVVQSTSKSAQTGTCVAVLLLSFALIILPSISPFGPNKAESPGDFAPVRVFSRTLHNDAASRVTSDAVPGSEAPGPQPEADTTQEGSPGSPGADWDFRDSANLTNSTEEVDNATLILRNATEGLGQVTLLDWVAPGPSTGSGRSGLEAAGDEL comes from the exons ATGAATATGGATTTAGCTGCTGGAAAG ATGGCTTGTTCTGCCTGCCCCATGGACCCCATCGACAGCTTTGAGCTCCTGGATCTCCTGTTTGACCGGCAGGACGGCATCCTGAGACACGTGGAGCTGGGCGACGACTGGGGCCACGTCAAGGACCAG CAGGTCCAGCCAAACCCTGACCCTGACGACTTCCTCAGCTCCATCCTGGGCTCCGGAGACTCACTGCCCAGCTCCCCACTCTGGTCCCCCGAAGGCAGTGACAGTGGCATCTCTGAAGACCTCCCCTCCGACCCCCAGGACACCCCTCCACGCAGCGGACCGGCCACCTCCCCAGCCGGCTGCCATCCTGCCCAGCCTGGCAAGGGGCCCTGCCTCTCCTATCATCCTGGCAACTCTtgccccaccacacccccagGGCCAGTGGTCCAAGTGCCCGAAGCCTCTGTGACCATAGACCTGG AAATGTGGAGTCCAGGAGGAAGGACCTATGCTGAGAAACAGGCTGACCCGGTGCACGTGCCCCCACGATGCAATCTCACCGTGAAAGACCTCCTCCTTTCGGGCAGCGGCGGGGACCTG CAACAGCATCACCTGGGGGTCTCCCACCTCCTGAGACCTGGGGCTGAGCACTGTCAGGAGCTGGTGCTCACTGAGGATGAGAAGAAACTGCTGGCTAAAGAAGGCATCACCCTGCCCACTCAGCTGCCCCTCACTAAA TACGAGGAGCGAGTGCTGAAAAAAATCCGCCGGAAAATCCGGAACAAGCAGTCGGCCCAagaaagcaggaagaagaaaaaggaatacaTAGACGGCCTGGAGACTCG GATGTCAGCTTGCACTGCTCAGAATCAGGAGTTACAGAGGAAAGTCTTGCATCTCGAGAAGCAAAACCT GTCCCTCTTGGAGCAGCTGAAGAAACTCCAGGCCATTGTGGTGCAATCCACCAGCAAGTCAGCCCAGACAGGCACCTGCGTCGCG GTCCTGTTGCTGTCATTTGCCCTCATCATCCTCCCCTCCATCAGCCCTTTTGGCCCCAACAAAGCCGAGAGTCCCGGGGACTTTGCGCCTGTGCGAG TGTTCTCCAGAACTTTGCACAACGATGCTGCCTCCCGCGTGACCTCTGATGCTGTGCCGGGCTCCGAGGCCCCAGGACCCCAACCCGAGGCTGACACAACCCAAGAAGGGTCTCCAGGAAGCCCTGGGGCAGACTGGGACTTCCGGGACAGTGCGAACCTGACCAATTCGACGGAGGAGGTAGATAATGCCACCCTGATCCTGAGGAATGCAACAGAGGGGCTGGGCCAGGTCACCCTGCTGGACTGGGTGGCACCTGGGCCGAGCACTGGCTCAGGACGTTCAGGGCTGGAGGCGGCGGGAGACGAGCTGTGA
- the CREB3L3 gene encoding cyclic AMP-responsive element-binding protein 3-like protein 3 isoform X2, translating to MNMDLAAGKMACSACPMDPIDSFELLDLLFDRQDGILRHVELGDDWGHVKDQVQPNPDPDDFLSSILGSGDSLPSSPLWSPEGSDSGISEDLPSDPQDTPPRSGPATSPAGCHPAQPGKGPCLSYHPGNSCPTTPPGPVVQVPEASVTIDLEMWSPGGRTYAEKQADPVHVPPRCNLTVKDLLLSGSGGDLQQHHLGVSHLLRPGAEHCQELVLTEDEKKLLAKEGITLPTQLPLTKYEERVLKKIRRKIRNKQSAQESRKKKKEYIDGLETRMSACTAQNQELQRKVLHLEKQNLSLLEQLKKLQAIVVQSTSKSAQTGTCVAVLLLSFALIILPSISPFGPNKAESPGDFAPVRVFSRTLHNDAASRVTSDAVPGSEAPGPQPEADTTQEGSPGSPGADWDFRDSANLTNSTEEVDNATLILRNATEGLGQVTLLDWVAPGPSTGSGRSGLEAAGDEL from the exons ATGAATATGGATTTAGCTGCTGGAAAG ATGGCTTGTTCTGCCTGCCCCATGGACCCCATCGACAGCTTTGAGCTCCTGGATCTCCTGTTTGACCGGCAGGACGGCATCCTGAGACACGTGGAGCTGGGCGACGACTGGGGCCACGTCAAGGACCAG GTCCAGCCAAACCCTGACCCTGACGACTTCCTCAGCTCCATCCTGGGCTCCGGAGACTCACTGCCCAGCTCCCCACTCTGGTCCCCCGAAGGCAGTGACAGTGGCATCTCTGAAGACCTCCCCTCCGACCCCCAGGACACCCCTCCACGCAGCGGACCGGCCACCTCCCCAGCCGGCTGCCATCCTGCCCAGCCTGGCAAGGGGCCCTGCCTCTCCTATCATCCTGGCAACTCTtgccccaccacacccccagGGCCAGTGGTCCAAGTGCCCGAAGCCTCTGTGACCATAGACCTGG AAATGTGGAGTCCAGGAGGAAGGACCTATGCTGAGAAACAGGCTGACCCGGTGCACGTGCCCCCACGATGCAATCTCACCGTGAAAGACCTCCTCCTTTCGGGCAGCGGCGGGGACCTG CAACAGCATCACCTGGGGGTCTCCCACCTCCTGAGACCTGGGGCTGAGCACTGTCAGGAGCTGGTGCTCACTGAGGATGAGAAGAAACTGCTGGCTAAAGAAGGCATCACCCTGCCCACTCAGCTGCCCCTCACTAAA TACGAGGAGCGAGTGCTGAAAAAAATCCGCCGGAAAATCCGGAACAAGCAGTCGGCCCAagaaagcaggaagaagaaaaaggaatacaTAGACGGCCTGGAGACTCG GATGTCAGCTTGCACTGCTCAGAATCAGGAGTTACAGAGGAAAGTCTTGCATCTCGAGAAGCAAAACCT GTCCCTCTTGGAGCAGCTGAAGAAACTCCAGGCCATTGTGGTGCAATCCACCAGCAAGTCAGCCCAGACAGGCACCTGCGTCGCG GTCCTGTTGCTGTCATTTGCCCTCATCATCCTCCCCTCCATCAGCCCTTTTGGCCCCAACAAAGCCGAGAGTCCCGGGGACTTTGCGCCTGTGCGAG TGTTCTCCAGAACTTTGCACAACGATGCTGCCTCCCGCGTGACCTCTGATGCTGTGCCGGGCTCCGAGGCCCCAGGACCCCAACCCGAGGCTGACACAACCCAAGAAGGGTCTCCAGGAAGCCCTGGGGCAGACTGGGACTTCCGGGACAGTGCGAACCTGACCAATTCGACGGAGGAGGTAGATAATGCCACCCTGATCCTGAGGAATGCAACAGAGGGGCTGGGCCAGGTCACCCTGCTGGACTGGGTGGCACCTGGGCCGAGCACTGGCTCAGGACGTTCAGGGCTGGAGGCGGCGGGAGACGAGCTGTGA